The Gordonia mangrovi genome includes the window TTCTTTGATCGCCGACGACGCCGCCTGTTGCGTCATGAACATCTTCTCGGCCGCAACGCGGAGACTGGGTGCCTCCGCGACCGTCACGAACATCCGCAGTCGGCGCAGGTCCAGATCGTCTCGGCTCTTCATCAACTCGTCCTTGTCAGTTGTCCACGACGCTGTGATTGTAGGTTGTGATTTCCATATTTACATTGGTGATGCGTCGACCGGAGTTCGCACCGTGGGCTGCGAACCGAAAAACACCATCAGAAGACCTGTTTGGGGGATGATGACCGCGTATCGCACATCGGATCACGAGTCGTCGGGCGCCCCACGTCGCCGTCGGCCCGGTCGAGATCGAGGTGCGCTGCTGCTGATCTCGTCGACCGAGAACCGACGCGCGTGGGCGCCGCGGTTCGCCACTGCGATCGCGTTGACGGATGTTGCCGTGATATCGGCGGCAGTCGTTGGGGCGCAGCTACTTCGGTTCGGATCCAGTCTGGATTCCGAGGGTTTCGGCGGCGTCCATGGCCATCCACTGGTGGTGATGACGGCGTTGATCGCCGCGTGGCTGTTCTCGCTGCGGGTGTACCAGACGCTGGACCGACGCATCCTCGGCAGCGGCTCGGAGGAGTACAGCAGGGTCGCCACGGCCTGCCTGAGCGTGTTCGGCGTCCTCGCGATCGTCGTTCTCGTCCTGAATCTGGACGTGTCGCGCGGCTATTTCGCCTTGGCGCTGCCGCTGGGCACCCTCGGCCTGTTGGTGTCGAGGTGGGTGTGGCGCAGGCGCCTGAGCCGCCAGAGATCGCGTGGCCTGGCCGTGGAACGTCTGCTGGTGGTCGGTGAACCCGAATCGGTATCCACCGTGACCGATCGGCTCAGTCGGGCTCCGGAACAACCCTTCTCGGTGGTGGGCGCCTGCGTTCGGAACGTCGCATCCGGCTCGGCGTCGACGACGATCGGCACGGCGCGCGTACCCGTCTACGGCGACCTCGACGAGGTGGCCACCGCCGCCGCCAGGTGCCACGCGAACACCGTCGCGGTCACGTCCCCGGATGCATTTGGACACCGTGCCATGCAGGACCTCTCGTGGAATCTGCACCTCATGGATGTCGATCTTCTGGTCGCTCCCGGGGTCGCCGATGTCGCCGGCCCACGCATGATGGTGCACCCCGTCGCCGGATTGCCGCTGCTGCACATCGACCGTCCGCGCTATGCGGGCGCGAACCGGCTCCGCAAGGCGGCCCTCGACCGCGTGGGCGGCGCGCTGATCGTGCTCGCCCTCTCACCCGTGCTCGTGACCATCGCCGTCGCGATCGCACTCGATACGCGCGGACCCGTATTCCACCGGTCGACCCGTCTGGGCGTGAACAATCGACCGTTCCGCATGTGGAAGTTCCGATCGATGGTCCCCGACGCCGAGGCGCTGATCGCCGACCTGGCCGACCGCAACGAGGGCAGCGGCCCCCTGTTCAAGGTGCGCGACGACCCGAGGGTGACACCGGTGGGCCGCGTCCTCCGCCGATACAGCCTGGACGAACTACCGCAGTTGTTCAACGTGCTGGGTGGATCGATGAGCCTCGTCGGTCCGCGTCCTCCGCTTCCCGCCGAAGCCTCCACCTACGACGGCCGGGTGGCCCGCCGTATGCTGGTGAAGCCGGGCATGACGGGTCTCTGGCAGGTGTCCGGACGCTCGAATCTGTCATGGGACGAGTCCGTTCGCCTCGATGTCTCCTACGTCGAGAACTGGTCGATCATGCAGGATCTGGTGATTCTGTGGCGCACCCTGCGCGCAGTCGTCTCCACGGACGGGGCCTACTGACCGCGACGCACCATCATCGATCGTCGGTCACTCGTTCGCGCGGTTCGGTAATCCGGCCGGCGGAGTCGTCCGATCGCGACTTCGCCCGGCCCGAGGCCACATCCGTCAACGGGCCGGACACCAGCCCCGCACGCGTCACCGACACACTGTCGCGACCCTTCCGTTTGGCGTTGTACAGCTGCCGGTCGGCCATCGAGAAGAGTCCGTCGACCATCTCCCGGGTTGCGGCCGGTGA containing:
- a CDS encoding sugar transferase codes for the protein MTAYRTSDHESSGAPRRRRPGRDRGALLLISSTENRRAWAPRFATAIALTDVAVISAAVVGAQLLRFGSSLDSEGFGGVHGHPLVVMTALIAAWLFSLRVYQTLDRRILGSGSEEYSRVATACLSVFGVLAIVVLVLNLDVSRGYFALALPLGTLGLLVSRWVWRRRLSRQRSRGLAVERLLVVGEPESVSTVTDRLSRAPEQPFSVVGACVRNVASGSASTTIGTARVPVYGDLDEVATAAARCHANTVAVTSPDAFGHRAMQDLSWNLHLMDVDLLVAPGVADVAGPRMMVHPVAGLPLLHIDRPRYAGANRLRKAALDRVGGALIVLALSPVLVTIAVAIALDTRGPVFHRSTRLGVNNRPFRMWKFRSMVPDAEALIADLADRNEGSGPLFKVRDDPRVTPVGRVLRRYSLDELPQLFNVLGGSMSLVGPRPPLPAEASTYDGRVARRMLVKPGMTGLWQVSGRSNLSWDESVRLDVSYVENWSIMQDLVILWRTLRAVVSTDGAY